In Stigmatopora nigra isolate UIUO_SnigA chromosome 2, RoL_Snig_1.1, whole genome shotgun sequence, a single window of DNA contains:
- the rassf8a gene encoding ras association domain-containing protein 8 isoform X2 — protein sequence MELKVWVDGVQRVVCGVTEATTCQEVVIALAQAIGRTGRYTLVEKWRDTERHLAPHESPVASLNTWGQYAGDVQLILLRTGPSLTERPPSEGPPLRGPERGYHRQSLPPLAKLHHPNDRLLCRREPRRKSLTFTGAPRGLREILGGGRTNEAEAKRRLHLGNCVTHHAGGATGSTSHGLWACRMEDLVRLVGIQRETLCVLEKKLEVYEVELHAWEEVRAGRAAVCSGDSSGGLIEEILRLENHLRKTEVEMEEEEFWTTELQIELESERQLEERLEELRGRLQGCEKEIEDKLAIVERVENGLEEIRLQKERQETEWINEAEVRAQVLGVKAELKAQERQAVQMDSSCRAVDRSLLQSTKKLQM from the exons ATGGAGCTCAAGGTCTGGGTGGATGGAGTTCAACGAGTTGTGTGTGGGGTTACTGAGGCGACCACCTGCCAGGAAGTTGTAATTGCTCTGGCTCAGGCAATAG GTCGGACTGGAAGATACACTCTGGTAGAGAAATGGCGGGACACAGAGCGTCATCTAGCCCCCCACGAGAGCCCAGTTGCTTCTCTTAATACGTGGGGTCAATACGCAGGTGATGTCCAGCTAATTTTGCTTCGTACAGGTCCTTCGCTAACTGAGCGACCCCCTTCGGAAGGGCCCCCTCTGAGGGGGCCTGAACGTGGCTATCATAGGCAAAGCCTCCCTCCACTGGCAAAGCTTCACCATCCCAACGATCGCTTACTCTGTCGCCGTGAGCCCCGGCGAAAGTCTCTCACATTTACAGGAGCGCCACGAGGTCTTCGAGAGATTCTGGGCGGTGGACGAACAAATGAAGCTGAAGCCAAGAGGAGACTTCATCTAGGAAACTGTGTTACACACCATGCTGGTGGAGCCACTGGGAGTACATCCCATGGTCTATGGGCCTGTCGCATGGAGGATTTAGTTCGACTGGTTGGCATTCAGAGAGAAACTCTCTGCGTGCTGGAGAAGAAATTAGAGGTTTATGAAGTTGAACTCCATGCCTGGGAAGAGGTTCGTGCAGGACGAGCTGCAGTCTGCAGCGGGGACTCGAGTGGAGGTTTGATAGAAGAGATTTTAAGACTGGAGAATCACCTGAGGAAGACTGAGGTGGAGATGGAGGAGGAAGAGTTTTGGACCACCGAGCTTCAGATCGAGCTGGAGAGTGAGAGACAGTTGGAGGAGAGGCTGGAGGAGCTGCGGGGTCGTCTGCAGGGCTGCGAAAAGGAGATTGAAGACAAACTAGCAATAGTAGAG AGAGTAGAAAATGGTTTGGAGGAGATTCGGCTACAGAAAGAACGTCAGGAGACCGAGTGGATAAATGAGGCAGAGGTTCGAGCTCAGGTACTCGGAGTCAAAGCAGAGCTGAAAGCACAAGAAAGACAAGCAGTCCAAATGGATAGCAGCTGCAGGGCTGTAGACCGGTCGCTACTCCAAAGCACCAAGAAGCTACAG ATGTGA
- the kras gene encoding GTPase KRas isoform X1, protein MTEYKLVVVGAGGVGKSALTIQLIQNHFVDEYDPTIEDSYRKQVVIDGETCLLDILDTAGQEEYSAMRDQYMRTGEGFLCVFAINNTKSFEDIHHYREQIKRVKDSEDVPMVLVGNKCDLPSRTVDTKQAQDLARSYGIPFIETSAKTRQRVEDAFYTLVREIRQYRVNKISKEEKTPRCVKLKKCVVM, encoded by the exons ATGACGGAATATAAGTTGGTCGTTGTGGGAGCTGGTGGCGTTGGCAAGAGCGCACTTACCATTCAGCTCATCCAAAATCACTTTGTGGATGAATATGACCCCACCATTGAG GACTCCTACAGAAAGCAAGTGGTGATTGATGGAGAGACGTGTTTGCTGGACATCCTTGACACTGCTGGTCAGGAAGAGTACAGCGCCATGAGAGATCAGTATATGAGGACAGGGGAAGGCTTCCTCTGTGTCTTTGCCATCAATAACACCAAGTCCTTTGAAGATATTCACCACTACAG AGAGCAGATAAAGAGGGTGAAGGACTCCGAGGACGTCCCCATGGTGCTGGTGGGCAACAAGTGTGACCTCCCGTCCCGAACAGTGGACACCAAACAGGCTCAGGATTTAGCACGGAGCTATGGCATTCCCTTTATAGAGACCTCAGCCAAAACCAGACAG AGAGTGGAAGATGCCTTTTACACTCTGGTACGGGAGATCAGGCAGTACCGCGTCAATAAGATCAGCAAAGAAGAAAAGACGCCGCGCTGTGTCAAGCTTAAAAAGTGTGTTGTGATGTGA
- the rassf8a gene encoding ras association domain-containing protein 8 isoform X1, giving the protein MELKVWVDGVQRVVCGVTEATTCQEVVIALAQAIGRTGRYTLVEKWRDTERHLAPHESPVASLNTWGQYAGDVQLILLRTGPSLTERPPSEGPPLRGPERGYHRQSLPPLAKLHHPNDRLLCRREPRRKSLTFTGAPRGLREILGGGRTNEAEAKRRLHLGNCVTHHAGGATGSTSHGLWACRMEDLVRLVGIQRETLCVLEKKLEVYEVELHAWEEVRAGRAAVCSGDSSGGLIEEILRLENHLRKTEVEMEEEEFWTTELQIELESERQLEERLEELRGRLQGCEKEIEDKLAIVERVENGLEEIRLQKERQETEWINEAEVRAQVLGVKAELKAQERQAVQMDSSCRAVDRSLLQSTKKLQDMHHELELLTKELRQVNLQQFIKQTGTKVTVLPAEPAEDECTSGNRVLDVIPLTGSLKRPVSLQPLSGHLRVLKSALSSSLNPEGIYV; this is encoded by the exons ATGGAGCTCAAGGTCTGGGTGGATGGAGTTCAACGAGTTGTGTGTGGGGTTACTGAGGCGACCACCTGCCAGGAAGTTGTAATTGCTCTGGCTCAGGCAATAG GTCGGACTGGAAGATACACTCTGGTAGAGAAATGGCGGGACACAGAGCGTCATCTAGCCCCCCACGAGAGCCCAGTTGCTTCTCTTAATACGTGGGGTCAATACGCAGGTGATGTCCAGCTAATTTTGCTTCGTACAGGTCCTTCGCTAACTGAGCGACCCCCTTCGGAAGGGCCCCCTCTGAGGGGGCCTGAACGTGGCTATCATAGGCAAAGCCTCCCTCCACTGGCAAAGCTTCACCATCCCAACGATCGCTTACTCTGTCGCCGTGAGCCCCGGCGAAAGTCTCTCACATTTACAGGAGCGCCACGAGGTCTTCGAGAGATTCTGGGCGGTGGACGAACAAATGAAGCTGAAGCCAAGAGGAGACTTCATCTAGGAAACTGTGTTACACACCATGCTGGTGGAGCCACTGGGAGTACATCCCATGGTCTATGGGCCTGTCGCATGGAGGATTTAGTTCGACTGGTTGGCATTCAGAGAGAAACTCTCTGCGTGCTGGAGAAGAAATTAGAGGTTTATGAAGTTGAACTCCATGCCTGGGAAGAGGTTCGTGCAGGACGAGCTGCAGTCTGCAGCGGGGACTCGAGTGGAGGTTTGATAGAAGAGATTTTAAGACTGGAGAATCACCTGAGGAAGACTGAGGTGGAGATGGAGGAGGAAGAGTTTTGGACCACCGAGCTTCAGATCGAGCTGGAGAGTGAGAGACAGTTGGAGGAGAGGCTGGAGGAGCTGCGGGGTCGTCTGCAGGGCTGCGAAAAGGAGATTGAAGACAAACTAGCAATAGTAGAG AGAGTAGAAAATGGTTTGGAGGAGATTCGGCTACAGAAAGAACGTCAGGAGACCGAGTGGATAAATGAGGCAGAGGTTCGAGCTCAGGTACTCGGAGTCAAAGCAGAGCTGAAAGCACAAGAAAGACAAGCAGTCCAAATGGATAGCAGCTGCAGGGCTGTAGACCGGTCGCTACTCCAAAGCACCAAGAAGCTACAG GATATGCACCATGAGCTGGAACTGCTAACTAAGGAACTCAGGCAGGTGAACCTGCAACAGTTCATCAAGCAAACTGGGACCAAGGTCACAGTCCTGCCGGCCGAACCTGCAGAGGACGAATGTACAAGTGGCAATCGTGTTCTAG ATGTGATTCCACTCACCGGCTCCCTGAAGCGCCCCGTGTCCCTGCAACCATTGTCTGGTCATCTACGGGTTTTAAAAAGTGCGCTCAGCTCCAGTCTAAATCCTGAGGGTATCTATGTTTGA
- the kras gene encoding GTPase KRas isoform X2, which translates to MTEYKLVVVGAGGVGKSALTIQLIQNHFVDEYDPTIEDSYRKQVVIDGETCLLDILDTAGQEEYSAMRDQYMRTGEGFLCVFAINNTKSFEDIHHYREQIKRVKDSEDVPMVLVGNKCDLPSRTVDTKQAQDLARSYGIPFIETSAKTRQGVDDAFYTLVREIRKHKEKMSKEGKKKKKKSKTKCTLM; encoded by the exons ATGACGGAATATAAGTTGGTCGTTGTGGGAGCTGGTGGCGTTGGCAAGAGCGCACTTACCATTCAGCTCATCCAAAATCACTTTGTGGATGAATATGACCCCACCATTGAG GACTCCTACAGAAAGCAAGTGGTGATTGATGGAGAGACGTGTTTGCTGGACATCCTTGACACTGCTGGTCAGGAAGAGTACAGCGCCATGAGAGATCAGTATATGAGGACAGGGGAAGGCTTCCTCTGTGTCTTTGCCATCAATAACACCAAGTCCTTTGAAGATATTCACCACTACAG AGAGCAGATAAAGAGGGTGAAGGACTCCGAGGACGTCCCCATGGTGCTGGTGGGCAACAAGTGTGACCTCCCGTCCCGAACAGTGGACACCAAACAGGCTCAGGATTTAGCACGGAGCTATGGCATTCCCTTTATAGAGACCTCAGCCAAAACCAGACAG GGAGTTGACGATGCCTTTTACACGTTAGTACGAGAAATTCGCAAGCATAAGGAGAAGATGAGCAAGGAgggcaaaaagaagaaaaagaagtccAAGACAAAGTGCACGCTCATGTGA